One Actinomycetota bacterium DNA window includes the following coding sequences:
- a CDS encoding cytochrome B5 translates to MQIFTVEELAQYDGKDGRKAYVAFEGLVYDVSESAMWLDGEHVAMHDAGVDLTAEQGDAPHDAYITDFPLVGSLK, encoded by the coding sequence ATGCAGATCTTTACAGTAGAGGAGTTGGCGCAATACGACGGGAAGGATGGCCGAAAGGCTTACGTGGCGTTTGAGGGACTCGTTTACGACGTGTCTGAAAGCGCGATGTGGCTTGATGGCGAGCACGTGGCGATGCATGACGCCGGTGTGGATTTGACTGCCGAGCAAGGCGATGCACCTCACGATGCTTATATCACAGACTTTCCTTTGGTTGGGAGCCTGAAGTAG
- a CDS encoding Crp/Fnr family transcriptional regulator, giving the protein MEKSFALEDQALVKFRAIPEMAELSDEDLRAFMRLGRFERHLKGAQILSQNHPDSAMHILLSGRVKMYLSAPDGKELVLSYLSAPTHFGELSPIDSGAHSVNVVAVDDAELFSVESGNLAEAIQINPTLALALVASLSRSLREAITLLEDMAFRDATHRVMRVILNIATACCEAKGFPAVEGFTHHEISLLAGTSRETASRVISSLAKDEVVATKGRKIVVDIVKLRERLERG; this is encoded by the coding sequence ATGGAAAAATCTTTTGCATTAGAAGATCAGGCGCTCGTTAAGTTTCGCGCGATCCCGGAAATGGCGGAGCTCTCAGACGAAGACTTGCGGGCTTTTATGAGGTTGGGCCGATTTGAGCGGCATCTCAAAGGCGCGCAAATTTTGTCTCAAAATCACCCCGATTCAGCGATGCATATTTTGCTGTCAGGCAGGGTGAAGATGTACCTTTCAGCTCCTGATGGCAAGGAGCTTGTCCTGAGCTACCTAAGCGCCCCAACTCACTTTGGCGAACTGAGCCCGATAGACTCCGGCGCTCACTCAGTAAATGTTGTTGCAGTGGATGACGCGGAGCTGTTCTCCGTTGAAAGTGGGAATCTAGCGGAAGCTATTCAGATCAATCCCACCCTTGCGCTGGCACTTGTTGCTTCTTTGTCTCGGAGTCTCCGAGAAGCTATCACACTACTTGAAGATATGGCATTTCGGGATGCCACTCACAGGGTGATGCGCGTGATCTTGAATATAGCCACTGCCTGCTGCGAAGCCAAAGGTTTTCCAGCGGTCGAGGGTTTCACTCACCACGAAATATCCCTTTTGGCCGGGACTTCGCGTGAAACCGCAAGTAGGGTGATATCTTCGCTGGCCAAGGATGAGGTTGTTGCCACCAAAGGTAGGAAGATCGTTGTGGATATCGTAAAACTGCGCGAGCGTCTTGAGCGAGGCTAA